A genomic segment from Petrotoga sp. 9PW.55.5.1 encodes:
- a CDS encoding chemotaxis protein CheX, with protein MAIKEEKIIDVNIINSILASLKNTFKIITKLNFEVKKPITVKDINKSYDVVTNIGFTGLLEGNILYSFTENVAKDIVNNMMEGMMKVDEIDDMAISALGELGNMVSGSIAVNLEKYNYNIVVTPPSVFRGKIVKVTARGTILKFPVFISGNNEMDLYFVFKERR; from the coding sequence GTGGCAATAAAGGAGGAGAAAATAATAGACGTAAATATAATAAATTCTATCTTGGCGTCCCTAAAAAATACCTTTAAAATTATTACTAAATTGAACTTTGAAGTAAAAAAGCCTATAACAGTTAAAGATATAAATAAAAGTTATGATGTAGTTACTAATATTGGGTTTACTGGGTTATTAGAAGGTAATATTTTATATTCTTTTACTGAGAACGTTGCAAAGGATATCGTTAACAATATGATGGAAGGCATGATGAAAGTAGATGAGATTGATGATATGGCTATAAGCGCTCTGGGTGAATTAGGTAACATGGTTTCTGGTTCTATAGCTGTAAATCTTGAAAAGTATAATTATAATATTGTAGTAACTCCACCCTCTGTTTTCAGGGGCAAAATAGTTAAAGTAACTGCAAGAGGTACAATTTTGAAATTTCCTGTTTTTATTTCTGGAAACAATGAAATGGATTTGTATTTTGTCTTTAAAGAACGAAGATGA
- the rpmB gene encoding 50S ribosomal protein L28: MAKKCEVCGKSPSTGNIVAKSKVTTRRVWRPNIQRIRVINEEGVVQRKYVCTKCLKSGRVQKA; this comes from the coding sequence ATGGCAAAAAAATGCGAAGTATGTGGTAAAAGTCCTTCAACTGGAAATATAGTTGCTAAATCTAAAGTAACTACTCGGAGAGTATGGAGACCTAATATTCAAAGAATAAGAGTGATCAACGAAGAAGGTGTAGTTCAGAGGAAGTATGTTTGTACTAAATGTTTAAAATCAGGAAGAGTCCAAAAGGCATAA